In Terriglobales bacterium, one DNA window encodes the following:
- a CDS encoding rhodanese-like domain-containing protein yields the protein MPLPEFKMLVDEAKKEIKEIDVDELKRMQHAGEKFVLIDVREPDEHARGMIPGAQPMPRGMLEVNVDQITTDKNAKIVLYCGGGSRSALAAQSLKKMGFNNPISLAGGWRGWKDAGN from the coding sequence ATGCCGCTTCCCGAATTCAAGATGCTGGTCGATGAAGCCAAGAAGGAGATCAAGGAGATCGACGTCGACGAACTCAAGCGCATGCAGCACGCGGGCGAGAAGTTCGTGCTCATCGACGTTCGCGAGCCCGACGAGCACGCCCGCGGCATGATCCCCGGAGCGCAGCCCATGCCCCGCGGCATGCTTGAGGTCAACGTCGACCAGATCACCACCGACAAGAACGCCAAGATCGTCCTCTACTGTGGCGGCGGCAGCCGCTCCGCCCTCGCCGCGCAGTCGCTCAAGAAGATGGGCTTCAACAACCCTATCTCCCTCGCCGGCGGTTGGCGCGGCTGGAAGGATGCGGGCAACTGA